The Herbiconiux sp. SALV-R1 nucleotide sequence CTGGTCGGCGAGCTCACGGCCCTCGGCCTCGCCTACGAGACCGCCCCGGCCGAGAGCGGCGGGGTGGGGCGGCCGAGCCCCATCGTGCATGCCGACGACAGGGTCTCGATCATCGCCGTCAACCCCGACCTCGACGCCGTGACCGTGGCACTGGTGGGCCTCGGCGGCGTCGTGCACGAGCGCGAGCGCGTGGCGACCTCGGGCATCCCCACCGCCCGCGAGGCGGTCGACCTCGCCAGGGCGGCAGCAGAGCGGATGCGCGCCGCAGCCGGCACCCGCTACCGCGTCGTCGCGGTCGGCGCCGCCGTGCCCGGACTCGTGCGCGTCGACGACGGCACCGTCGTGCTGGCCCCGCACCTCGGCTGGCGCGACGAGCCATTCGCCGCGATGCTGACCGAGGCGACAGGCCTCCCCGCGGTGGCCGCGAACGACGCCAACCTGGCCCTGCTCGCCGAGTGCAGCCGCGGTGCCGGCCAGGGCCTGCGCGACGTGGTCTACCTCAACGGCAGCCCCTCCGGCATCGGCGGAGGGGTGCTGGTGGGCGGCGCGCCGCTCGTCGGCACGCAAGGCTTCGGCGCCGAGCTCGGCCACACGCTCGTCGACCGCGACGGTCTGGCCTGCGACTGCGGCCGGGTGGGGTGCCTCGAGACCGAGGTGCACCTGTCACGGCTGCTCGCGGTGCTCGGCCGCGACTCCATCGACTCCGACGAACTCGACCGCCTGCTCACCGGACCGCGCGAACCCGCCGTCGACGCCGAGGTCGACCGGCAGATCGGCGTGCTCGTCGCCGCCCTCGCCGGCTTGGTGAGCGTCTTCAACCCCGAGCGGATCGTGCTCGGCGGCTTTCTCGGGTCGCTGTTCGACGCGCATCCCGACCTCATCCGTGAGGGTGTGCCGGCGGCGGCCTTCCGCCCGCTCGCCGAGGGCCTCACCATCGAGCGGGCGCGCCTGCGCTCGCGCGTGCTGCTCGTGGGCGCGGCGGAGGCCGCCTTCCGCCGCCTCCTCGACGACCCGGCGGGCGCTGGCGCTGGCGCACCGACCCGACTCGGGCCGCGCTTCGCCCGGCCTCAGCCCGACCTCAGCCCGCCAGCTCGCCGGCCCCCGGAATGGCCCGCGTCTCGATGAGCCGCTTCAGCCACAGCGCGCTGTCTTTCGGCGTGCGCTCCTGCGTGTCGTAGTCGACCCGAACGATGCCGAAGCGCTTGGAGTAGCCGTAGCCCCATTCGAAGTTGTCGAGCAGACTCCACACCTGGTACCCGCGCAGGTCGACGCCCGCCTCGCGCGCCCGGTGGGCCGCGGTGAAGTGGCGCTGCAGGTAGTCGACCCGCAGCGGGTCGTGCACGCGTGCGGTGCCGTCGGCATCCGTCGTCACGACGTCGTCGAACGCGGCGCCGTTCTCGGTGATCATGAGCGGCTGGTCGGGGAACTCGTCGCGAAGCGCCAGCAGCAGCTCGTAGAGCCCCGACGGGTCGATGTTCCAGCCCATCGCCGTGTACGGCCCCTCCTGCGGCAGGAACTCGACGTCGTCGGCGCCGGGCCACGGCGACCCGCCCATGTCTTTGTGCCCGTCGGCCATGAGCCGCGGCGACGTGCCGTCCCACCGGCGCACCAGCGTGGTGGCGTAGTAGTTCACCCCGAGCACGTCGAGCGGTTGACGGATGCGCTCAAGGTCGCCCTCGTGAACGAACGACCAGTCGGTGATCTCCGCGGTGTCGGCGAACAGGTCGGCCGGGTACGCGCCGTGCAGCAGCGGGCCGGTGAAGGCCCGGTTGGCGAGCGCGTCGATCTGGCGGAGCGCGTCAGCCCCCGACTCGCCCGAGCCGGCCTCGGCCCGCAGCACGTGCAGATTGAGCGTGATCGAGTACTGCGGGTCGTTCGTGACCACCTCGCGAAGCGCCTCGATGGCGAGCCCGTGGGCGAGGTTGAGGTGGTGCACCGCCTGCAGTGCCCCGAGCGCCGTGGTGCGGCCCGGCGCGTGCGCACCCGAGCCGTAGCCGAGGTAGGCCGAGCACCAGGGCTCGTTGAGCGTCGTCCATACGGCGATGCGGTCGCCGAGCGCCTCGCCCATGATGCGGGCGTAGTCGGCGAAGGCGAGCGCCGTCGAGCGCACCGTCCAGCCGCCCTCGTCTTCGAGCGCCTGCGGGAGGTCCCAGTGGTAGAGCGTGGCGATGGGGGTGATGCCGCGTGCGATCAGCCCGTCGACGAGCCGTGAGTAGAACGCGATGCCCTCGGCGAGCGCCGGCCCCCGGCCGGTGGGCTGGATGCGCGGCCAGGCGATCGAGAACCGGTACGACTCGAGGCCCAGCTGCTGCATGAGGTCGAGGTCGGCCTCCCAGCGGTGGTAGTGGTCGTCGGCGACGTCGCCGGTGTCTCCGTTCCAGACCTTGCCCGGGGTGTGGCTGAACGTGTCCCAGATTGACGGCCCGCGGCCGTCTTCGTCGTAGGCTCCCTCGATCTGGTACGAGGCGGTGGCGGAGCCGATGACGAAGCCGGGCGGGAACGTCAGACCGGTCTCGCGGTAGTCGTCGCTCATGCCTGGGCCTCTTGGGCGGTGCGCACCGTGAACGTCACGTCGGCAGCATCCGTCGTCACCTCGACGGTACCGTCGTCGCGCCGCGTCACGTCGAACGTGACGGTGCGACCGTCGGTGGGCGAGGTGACGGAGATCGTCGACGGCCCGCCCTCGCCCGGGTAGGTGGTGAGGGTGAGCGACTCGAAGTAGTCGTGGTCGGGCCGGTCGACGCGCGAGGTGGTGGGCAGCACCGAGCCGCCGCGCACCCACACCGGCAGGCTGAACACGTCGTGCGTCTCACGGCGCCAGGTGCCGACCGGCTGGGTGACCGTCTCGCCGGTGAGGAGCTGCGTCCACGTACCGGCGGGCAGGTAGTACTCGACGGCGCCCGACGCCGAGAACACCGGGGCCACGAGCAGCGACGAGCCGAGCATGTACTGGCGGTCGAGGTAGCGCACGGCGGGGTCGTCGGGGAACTCGAGCAGCATCGGCCGCATGAACGAGACGCCCGTCTCGGCGGTCTCAAGGCCGAGCGGGTAGAGGTACGGCATGAGCGAGAGCTTGAGGGTCGCGAAGCGGCGGGTGACCTCCACGGCCTCCTCGTCGAAGGCCCACGGCACGCGGTAGCTGGTGGAGCCGTGCAGGCGCGAGTGCGACGACAGCAGGCCGAACGCCACCCAGCGCTTAAACACCTCGGGGTCGGGGGTGCCCTCGAAGCCGCCGATGTCGTGGCTCCAGAAGCCGAAGCCGCTGAGTGCGAGCGAGAGGCCGCCGCGGAGGGTCTCGGCCATCGAGACGAACGACGAGGAGTTGTCGCCGCCCCAGTGGATGGGCATGCGCTGCCCGCCGGTGGTCGCCGAGCGGGCGAACAGCACGGCCTCGCCCTCGCCCCGCTCCTCCGACAGCACCTCGAACACGGCCTCGTTGTAGAGCTGCGTGTAGAGGTTGTGCATGGTCTCGGGCGACGAGCCGTCGTGCCACACCACGTCGAGCGGCACGCGCTCGCCGAAGTCGGTCTTCAGCGCGTCGACGCCCTGGCGGGCCAGGGTGCGCACCTTGTCTTGGAACCAGGCCCGCGCATCCGGATTCGTGAAGTCGACGAGGCCCATGCCGGCCTGCCACATGTCCCACTGCCAGACGGTGCCGTCGGCACGCTTCACCAGGTAGCCGGCCTCGGCGCCCTCGGCGAAGAGGGCGGAGCGCTGCGCGATGTAGGGGTTGAGCCAGGCCGAGACGCGCAGCTCGCGCTCGTGCAGGCGGGCGAGCATGCCCTCGGGGTCGGGGAAGGTGCGGGCGTCCCAGTCGAAGTCGGTCCAGTTAAACTCGCGCATCCAGAAGCAGTCGAAGTGGAACACCGACAGGGGCAGCTCGCGCTCGGCCATGCCCTCGATGAAGCTCGTGACCGTCGCCTCGTCGTAGTCGGTGGTGAAGCTCGTCGAGAGCCACAAGCCGTACGACCAGGCGGGCACGCGGGCGGGCCGGCCGGTGAGCTCGGTGTAGCGGGCGAGCACCTCCTTCGGCGTGGGCCCGTCGATGACGAAGTACTCGAGCGCCTCGCCCGCCGTGGAGAACTGCACGCGCTCCACGGCCTCGGAGCCGACCTCGAACGAGACGTGCTCGGGCTGGTTCACCAGCACGCCGTACCCGTTCGACGAGAGGTAGAACGGGATGCTCTTGTACGACTGCTCGCTCGAGGTGCCGCCATCGGCGTTCCACGAGTCGACGGTCTGCCCGTTCTTGACGAACGGGCCGAAGCGCTCGCCGAGACCGTAGATGGTCTCCCCCACGCCGAGGTCGAGCTGTTCGTGCACGTAGTGGGCGGCGGGGGCGAGGCCCGTGCTGGTGACCCCCGCGATGCCGGTGGGTTCTGCGGTGACCGGGGCATCCGGGGCCAGGGTGATGTAGCCGATCGACTTGTGGCCGCTGGCGGTGAGGGGGCGGAGGGCGCCCTCTGCGCTCGCGCCGGCGGTCGACGCGAACGTCAGTGACCAGGGTGCCCCCTGCGCGACCGTCGCGGTGAGCGAGCCGGTGGTGAACGCCACGCCGCCCTCGACGGATGCGGTGCTCCCGACCCCGGTACCACCCTCCACCGCGCCGACCAGCTCGAAGCCGGGCGAGCGGCGCGCGCCCTGGAAGTGCTCGATGCGCACCCGCACCACGCCCTCGAGGGGCGAGGAGAGGGTGACGGTGAGCAGAGGTCGGTTGAGCACGTCGCCGCGCTTCTCGATCACCTTGGTGGGCGCCGACACGACGAGGCTGTCGCCCCGGTCGTCGATGTCGTAGGCCTCCTGGGCGTAGAGGGCGGTGACTCCTGGGCGCACGTGCCAGAAACCGTCGGTGAACTTCATGGATGTCCTTCGTGGGGGTGGTGCGGAAGCTTGGGGGGGGTGGAGCGGGCGGACTACTTCACGGCGCCGGCGGTGATGCCGCGCGTGAGGGTGCGCTGGAAGATGAGGAAGAAGACGAGGGTCGGGATGAGACCGAGCAGCGCCGAAGCGCTCGTGGTCGTGACATCCATCAACCGGTCGCCCTGCAGCACGCTGATCGCCACCGGCACCGTCTGGTTCGAGTTCGAGACCAGGAAGGTGAGCGGGATGAGGAACTCGTTCCAGGTCCAGATGAAGAAGAAGATGAGGAGCACGGCGAGGGTGGGCCGCGAGATCGGAACGATCACCCGCCAGAGCGTCTTCCAGCGGCCGGCGCCGTCGAGCGCTGCGGCCTCGAGCACCTCCTTGGGGAAGGTGCCGAACACGCTCGACAGCAGATAGGTGCCGAAGGCGCTCTGGATGACGGTGAAGATGATGATGACGCTCCACACGTTGTCGTACAGACCCACCTGCTTGAACATGTAGTACAGCGGGTAGAGCAGCGCCTCCTGCGGCAGCAGGTTCGCCAGAAGGAACAGCACGATGATCGAGGTGCGCGCCCGCACCCGCCCGATACCGATGGCGAAGGCGTTCAGCACCGAGATCAGCACGGCGAGAATGGCGACGGCGCCCGAGATGAAGATGCTGTTCCACAGCTTCTCGGGGAAGTCGACGCGCTCCCAGAACCGCACGATGCCGTCGAAGTAGAGCTGCGTGGGCAGCTGCAGCGGACCCGTCGCCGCGTAGTCCTGCGGCGACTTGAAGGAGTTGATGAGGATGAGGATGAACGGGAAGGCGATGAGCGCAGCCACCACGATGGCGGCGATGAGCAGCACCCAGTCGGTGACCGTGCGGGGGCGCTTGCCGTTCTTGCGGCGCTTCACCGGGGCGGGGCCGTCGGTCGGCGTCGCCGGACGGACGGGAGCAGTCGTGGCGGTCACAGGC carries:
- a CDS encoding ROK family transcriptional regulator, with translation MGDGGSVMAGNEDTRRQNLSALLTSLHRDGPRSRAELTRLLGLNRSTVSALVGELTALGLAYETAPAESGGVGRPSPIVHADDRVSIIAVNPDLDAVTVALVGLGGVVHERERVATSGIPTAREAVDLARAAAERMRAAAGTRYRVVAVGAAVPGLVRVDDGTVVLAPHLGWRDEPFAAMLTEATGLPAVAANDANLALLAECSRGAGQGLRDVVYLNGSPSGIGGGVLVGGAPLVGTQGFGAELGHTLVDRDGLACDCGRVGCLETEVHLSRLLAVLGRDSIDSDELDRLLTGPREPAVDAEVDRQIGVLVAALAGLVSVFNPERIVLGGFLGSLFDAHPDLIREGVPAAAFRPLAEGLTIERARLRSRVLLVGAAEAAFRRLLDDPAGAGAGAPTRLGPRFARPQPDLSPPARRPPEWPASR
- the yicI gene encoding alpha-xylosidase → MKFTDGFWHVRPGVTALYAQEAYDIDDRGDSLVVSAPTKVIEKRGDVLNRPLLTVTLSSPLEGVVRVRIEHFQGARRSPGFELVGAVEGGTGVGSTASVEGGVAFTTGSLTATVAQGAPWSLTFASTAGASAEGALRPLTASGHKSIGYITLAPDAPVTAEPTGIAGVTSTGLAPAAHYVHEQLDLGVGETIYGLGERFGPFVKNGQTVDSWNADGGTSSEQSYKSIPFYLSSNGYGVLVNQPEHVSFEVGSEAVERVQFSTAGEALEYFVIDGPTPKEVLARYTELTGRPARVPAWSYGLWLSTSFTTDYDEATVTSFIEGMAERELPLSVFHFDCFWMREFNWTDFDWDARTFPDPEGMLARLHERELRVSAWLNPYIAQRSALFAEGAEAGYLVKRADGTVWQWDMWQAGMGLVDFTNPDARAWFQDKVRTLARQGVDALKTDFGERVPLDVVWHDGSSPETMHNLYTQLYNEAVFEVLSEERGEGEAVLFARSATTGGQRMPIHWGGDNSSSFVSMAETLRGGLSLALSGFGFWSHDIGGFEGTPDPEVFKRWVAFGLLSSHSRLHGSTSYRVPWAFDEEAVEVTRRFATLKLSLMPYLYPLGLETAETGVSFMRPMLLEFPDDPAVRYLDRQYMLGSSLLVAPVFSASGAVEYYLPAGTWTQLLTGETVTQPVGTWRRETHDVFSLPVWVRGGSVLPTTSRVDRPDHDYFESLTLTTYPGEGGPSTISVTSPTDGRTVTFDVTRRDDGTVEVTTDAADVTFTVRTAQEAQA
- a CDS encoding GH1 family beta-glucosidase, which codes for MSDDYRETGLTFPPGFVIGSATASYQIEGAYDEDGRGPSIWDTFSHTPGKVWNGDTGDVADDHYHRWEADLDLMQQLGLESYRFSIAWPRIQPTGRGPALAEGIAFYSRLVDGLIARGITPIATLYHWDLPQALEDEGGWTVRSTALAFADYARIMGEALGDRIAVWTTLNEPWCSAYLGYGSGAHAPGRTTALGALQAVHHLNLAHGLAIEALREVVTNDPQYSITLNLHVLRAEAGSGESGADALRQIDALANRAFTGPLLHGAYPADLFADTAEITDWSFVHEGDLERIRQPLDVLGVNYYATTLVRRWDGTSPRLMADGHKDMGGSPWPGADDVEFLPQEGPYTAMGWNIDPSGLYELLLALRDEFPDQPLMITENGAAFDDVVTTDADGTARVHDPLRVDYLQRHFTAAHRAREAGVDLRGYQVWSLLDNFEWGYGYSKRFGIVRVDYDTQERTPKDSALWLKRLIETRAIPGAGELAG
- a CDS encoding carbohydrate ABC transporter permease, producing the protein MTATTAPVRPATPTDGPAPVKRRKNGKRPRTVTDWVLLIAAIVVAALIAFPFILILINSFKSPQDYAATGPLQLPTQLYFDGIVRFWERVDFPEKLWNSIFISGAVAILAVLISVLNAFAIGIGRVRARTSIIVLFLLANLLPQEALLYPLYYMFKQVGLYDNVWSVIIIFTVIQSAFGTYLLSSVFGTFPKEVLEAAALDGAGRWKTLWRVIVPISRPTLAVLLIFFFIWTWNEFLIPLTFLVSNSNQTVPVAISVLQGDRLMDVTTTSASALLGLIPTLVFFLIFQRTLTRGITAGAVK